The Ignavibacteria bacterium genome contains the following window.
TGAAATAACTGTCTTATAAACCTTATCCCCAAAATAGTTACGGACTTCACTTGCAACTTGGTGAGACAATCGCAAACGAATGTCAAACATGGTTAGAAGAACACCTTCAATCTCGAGCTCAGGATTTAAACGCTTTTTAACAATATTGATCGTGTTAAGCAGTTGTCCTAATCCTTCAAGTGCGAAATACTCGCACTGAACAGGGATCATAACAGAATCTGCTGCAGTCAGTCCATTTAAAGTTAGTAATCCCAATGAAGGAGGGCAATCGATAATTATATAATCATAAGAATTTTTTTCTGAGGTGATTGCTTCTTTGAAAATTCTTTCTCGATCTTCAAATTCTATCATTTCAATTTCCGCCCCTACCAAATTGATATTTGATGGGAGCAAATTTAGATTCGGCATTTGTGTTTTTATAATGACCTGATTTGCTTCTATTTTATTAATCAAAACATCATAGACACTACTCGTATCTTTCTCGATGCCGATACCAGAAGTGGAATTTGCTTGAGGATCGAGATCAACTAGCAAGACCTTTTTCTCGTTCACAGCAATACTTGCAGATAGATTTATTGCTGTCGTTGTTTTACCAACACCCCCCTTTTGATTTGCTACAGCGATTATTTTTCCCATTAAGGTCTTCTACTTAACTCCAAATAAAATAATAACTAAATTTCAATCGTTTCACCAAAATTCAATCTCTTGGCTTCTAAACCGATAGCTTTAAGTTTTTTAACAAATGAATCGGGATCAGCTTGTATTACCGGAAACGTATTATAGTGTATTGGGATTGTTAATTTTGCATTCAAAAATTCCGTTGCTTTTATGGCATCTTCAACATCCATTGTAAAGTTCCCGCCTATTGGGAGCAATGCTATGTCAATCTTATTTGTTTCACCGATTAATTTCATGTCCATAAAAAGCCCCGTATCACCAGCATGATAGATAGTTTTTCCATTCAGGGTTAGAAGAATGCCTGCTGGTTCACCCATATAGTCCCCTTCTGGAGAAGAAGAACCGTGATGAGCAATTGTAAATTTTACTTTTCCAAATGGAAAATTATACACTCCGCCAATATGCATATTGTGAGCAGTGACACCTTTTGAATTGGCATAATTGGCTAACTCATTTACGGCTATGACAGTCGATTTACATCTGCGTGCGATATCAATTGTATCACCAAAATGATCACCATGACCGTGAGTGAGAATAATATAATCAGCATTAAGATTTTTAGCTTCAACCGTGGCGAGTGGATTTCCGGTAATGAAAGGATCCAGCAGGATCTTGAAATTTTCGAATTCAACTAAAAATGCTGAATGCGCAAAGTATGTCAACTTAATCATTTTTTCCTCCCTAATTAAATTATTAGCAAATATAGAATTTCTTATTATAATTTAGAAAGTTATTTAATAAGGTCAATTAAACTTTTTCCACATCTGAAACCGGGTAAATTAAATCCAAGAATTTCAGCAAGTGTTGGAGCAATATCTGCGGGTGAACATTTCAGTCCCAAGGTTTTCGGTTTCAGATTACTTCCATATAATGCGAAAGGAACATGCGTATCATAATCATGGTATGAACCATGTGTAGTTCCCACTCCATCACTCTTAAATATGTAAAATGGCTTCAAGCTGAACATGATTTGACCGCTTTTACCTGGAATGAAATTGTTCTCGAACTTCTCTCTCACCTCCGAGGATAGTTCGCTTAAATCATTTTCTCCAAAGAAATATTCAATCTCATGATATGTTTTTGAATATGATTTTAGCTCGTTTATTATCAAACTTAAATTAAGATCTGAACTTAATATGGCGTCAACATTTAAATATAGATTTGGTTCAAGGCTGATTTCAACAAACTTCTCATCGTTCTTTAATTGTCCGAACTTTGTTCTAAGATGCTTGTTCATCGAGTCAACAAAGGCTCTCGAGCTAAATCTGCCTGCATCGATTGAATTTTTTATCTTTTCAGGCACGGGTGCAACTCCATGGTCACCGGTTAAAATAAAAAGGACATTTTCAATTCCTAATTGATTTTCGATTTTGATCATAAATTTTGCCAGCAATGAATCTGTCTTAATAAACGAATCTTGAATCTCTTGACTTTCCGGTCCGAACGCGTGCCCAATCGCATCAATGTTTGATAGTCCGATCCACAATAAGTCCGGTTCATCGTCCCGGCCGAGCAATTCATGCTCAATGCATTTTTCTGCAAGGTCAAGTATTACGCCACCAGAGTGAGGAGTCAATGCCATCGAAGAATAGAAATTTGATGTGATTGAATCGGGATTCCCTCCACCTAAAATTCTGGGAAAAGTATTTCCAATACCAGTCGGAGACGCTTCAAATTCTGAATCATCGTCGAATAAATAATGCTCTGCATGAATTGATCGTTCCCAAGTTTTCTTAAAAAACTTATCAAATGGTGAAGAATTATGAAAATCGACTAACCATTTTGGCAGATCACGCTTATAAAAATCTGACGTTCGAAATTTTCCATTTGTATAATCAATCCAGTACGTTCCGTCAGATAGCATTCCTCCCATCATTATTGAAGCTCTGTCTTTACCTGAGATAGCAAAAACTCTCGATGCCGGAAATTTTCTTTTTAATTCATCCCCAATTGTTGTTAGCATCAAACTTTGGGGCGTAAGTTTCCAGGATTCCTCGTTTTCATAATAATCTATGCACGGAAAATATTTACCATCAAACCAAGCGTTTCCAATAATCCCATGTACTCTTGGATTTGCTCCGGTGGAAATAGTAGCATGTCCTACGCAGGTAACCGTTCCAATGAAATCAAATTTACAATTTGTGAAATTAATTCCCTCGTCACTGAACTTCTTAAATCCATTCGATGTAAAGAATGGATAAAATGTCTGCAAGTAATCGTATCGAAATTGATCTACTACAATGATAACAACTAATTTTGGCTTTGCCGACAAGTTAATAGGTTGGAACAAAAAAATTGTTAAACAAATTGAGAGTAAATATTTTATGGACTTTGAATATTTCATTACGAATATCATTTATGGGAATTCTATAACTCTAAAAAATCGAGTAAATAATTTAATGGTTACTATACATCTTCCATTTTCTTGAAAGCTGTTTTCATTAATTTTACAGCCTGCGGTGAAAATGCGTCATTCAATTTTGTCTTCAACATCTCTCGCGATAAGCCCCTAGACAATTTTCCGTTTTCAGCAATGGAAATGATTCCTGTCTCTTCAGATACAATGATTGCGATAACATCCGCCTGTTCGGTAATCCCTATAGCTGCTTTGTGCCTCATTCCAAGCTGAAATCCATCAATAATATTTTGTGCGGTTAGTGGAAGAGTGCATCTAGCAGCTTCAATCAAATTATTTCTGATAACAACAGCTCCATCGTGCAATGCTGACCTCGGATAAAAAATTGACATTAAAAGTGACTTAGAAACTTTTGCTCCAATCTGAATTCCAGTTTCAATAACACCTCGCAATCCAGTAGTTCTTGTAATAACGATCAAAACTCCATGTTGTTTTTGCGATAACTCTTCTACTGAATTGACAATCTCATCCGCAACTTCTTGAATCTCAGTCCTAATAAAACATCTTAAGAATCTATTCCTGCTCAAACCGATTAGTAATCTCCTTAGTTCGGGTTGAAATAATATCACAAATGCAATCACCCAAATATCTGTTATCAATTTTAACAAAAAACCCATCGCTTTCATGTTGAAAGCTTGGGCGAGGAATGATAATAAAAGCAGAAGGACTAAGCCTGCAAAAATCTGCGAGGCAATTGTTCCGCGCATGTTATTGAAAATCAGATAAAACAAATATGCTACGAGAACAATATCGATTACATCGAGCAATGTTATTGTAACGAAATCTATTTTAAAAAGATCAACCATTAAGACTATCTGGACTTTTTATAAAGTTAATGATTTTTTTTACTTCATTCATTTCTTTTACGTCGTGAACGCGAATTATATTTGCTCCGCTTAACTGAGCAGACGCATTAGCGGCGGTGGTGCCAATTAAACTTTCTGGAGGAGTTTGATTTAAAACTTTTCCTATAAATGATTTTCGGCTCAAACCAATAGCAACTGGATATCCGAGAAATCTAAACTCATCCAGCCGATTTAGAATTTCATAGTTATCCTTTAAACGTTTACCGAATCCGATTCCAGGATCTATAAATATTTTCGAAATCCCTTTATTCTTTGCAAGTTCTAAGGACGATTTTAATTCAAAATTGATTTCCTCAATTACATTAACATAATGAGGATTTACCTGCATTGTTTTTGGAGTCCCCTTGATATGCATTAAAATTATCCCAGCATTGAACCTGGCAACAATTTCTCCTAGTTCGGGATTGAATTTTAAGCCACTGATATCGTTAATCATGTGAGCCCCATTATTCAGACAGACTTCTGCTACTTGGGACTTGTAAGTATCGATTGAGACTGTAACTTCATCTTTTTGAATTTCTTTCAAAACCGGTAATATTCTACTTAATTCATCTTGAGCGGAGACTGGCTCAGAGCCCGGGCGAGTTGATTCTGCACCAATATCAATGATGTCAACTCCAACTGCTATCATTTCGTGGATTCTTCTCAATGCAGTTTCTGGTCGGTTGTATTTACCACCATCAAAAAAGGAATCGCTAGTAAGATTTAATACACCCATTAAATAGCATTCATCCCCAGAAAAAATTTTCTTCCCAATTTGATATGAATGTTTGTAAGATTCCTTATAATTCTTAAGCAGATTATTAATTTCTTCGGCAAGAATAAATTCTTCCTTTGATCTCAACTCTTGTGCAAGAATATAAAACGAATTAAGATCTCCGAGAATAATAATCCTTAAATCACTTTCCATTTCTTCTGTGATAACTGGGAAAAAGAATTTAAGTGATTCAAAACGTTCAATAAGTTTCGAATCGGTTCCAATTTTTATTGATAATCCAAATGTCGGAAAGAAAAAATTTTTGCCATTAACCTTTTTTACATCAATAAGTTTTCGCAAGACATCGATGTTCCTAACTGAACTGATGTGCACATTCATGACTGCAACTCAATTAAAATCGTTGATTGAAGGAGTGATTGATAGAAAACATAGAGAAACATTTTTCATCCGAAAATTACTTTTTCAATCAACTTCCAGCCCGGTAAGTTTTGAAAATTTAACCAAACCTTCTCTAAGTGTGACTAGGACTTCGTATTGAGAATTCATAAGCACCAAATCCGAATCCATGCCTGCTGCGAGAATTCCTTTGCTTCTTTGTAAACCAAGAACTTTTGCTCCATTCAATGAAGCCATTCTTACTGCATCAGTTGGAGGAATCCCAACTAATTCTACCATATTTTTAACTGCTTCCTCCATTGTTAGTGTACTGCCGGCGAGCGTACCATCTTCGAGATAAGCTTTTTTATTTTTTACAAAAACTTTTTGGTCTGCAAATTCATATTCGCCGTCGGGCATACCGCTTGCGCTAATCGCATCGGTGATTAAATTTATTCCACGAGTCCCTTTAAGTTTATAGATCAATTTCATTACAACTGGATGTACGTGAATTCCGTCAGCAATTAACTCAATCTTCAATTCATCGCGGAGGAAAGAAGCAGTTACAACGCCAGGTTGACGGTGATGCATGGGACGCATGGCATTAAAAATATGAGTAACATGAGATGCACCATTGTCAATTGCCGTTTCAATTTCATCATAGTCTGCTTCCGAATGTCCAATTGATAAAACAATTCTATCTTGGGCAGCATGACGCATAATAGGAAGGCACCCTGGCAGCTCAGGAGCTATTGTCATGATCTTTATATAACCGCGAGATGAATCTCTCAGATTTAACCAGCTTTCAAGCTCGGGCTTCCAAATATATTCTTCATTCATAGCCCCTTTCAATTTTGGATTAATATAGGGACCTTCCATATGGATCCCATACAGGTTCGTCGAATCGCTATTCTCGATATAATGAGCAATTCGTCGCATATCTTTTATTAGCAATGAATATGGTTTGCTGTATAAACCTGCAAGGAGAGTTGTTGTACCATGTTCAAAGTGAAATTTAGAAACATGAGAAAGCGCATTTGGATCATCGTCGTCAGCGAATCCTTTTCCTCCTCCTCCATGACATAGCAAATCCACAAATCCGGGAGTGATGATCATTCCTGATGCATCATAAACAACACAATCAGCGCTGACATCAACGTCTTCGATTTTACCAAGTTCGAAAATTTTTTTTCCATCAATTATTATCGTTCCAGGATTTATACATCTAAACGGTGTGATAATTTTTGCACCAACAAAAGCTAATTTCATTTTATATTATTCTTTCTCATTTTATAATCATTCAATACATTTTTTAATTCTAACGTTCGAGCTGTTGGATTTTCACCTCTAAATATTGCAGCACCAGCAACTATAACTTCTGCACCGGCGTTTAAACAGTTTTTAATGTTATCAATTCCGATACCGCCATCAACTTCTATTAAAAAGTTATAATTATTTTTTTCTTTTATTTTTCTAACTTCCTCAATCTTTCTAAGTACGTGATCAATAAATTTTTGTCCTCCGAATCCAGGATTAACAGACATTAAGAGTAAAAGATCGATCTCACCCAATATATGTTCCAAAGTATTAACAGGAGTTGCCGGATTGAGAGTCACACCAGCTTTAACATTTAGTTCTTTGATTTTTTTCAGAGTTTGATCGAGATATAAACATACTTCTTGGTGAACTGAGAGATAATCTGCACCAGCTTCAGCAAACTTCTCAAGATAATGATCAGGTTTTACGATCATCAAATGGACATCAAGAGGTAAATGGGTTAACCTATTTACTGCTTCGACAATCAGAGGACCGAATGTGATATTCGGTACAAATCTTCCGTCCATTACATCACAATGGATCCAATCTGCTTTGCCCATTTCGACTAAACGAATTTGATTTTTTAAATCAGTAAAATCAGCGGAGAGGATAGATGGAGCAAGAAAATACATTAAAAATCTCGAATGGTCTGTTCACTAACTTTTTCCCTAACAACAAATATATCCACAACACTTTGTTCCTTGATTTTTTCACCTGAACGAGGGAATTGTAGAACAACTGTATTTGGTAATAGATCGATACTTACTTGGTAACTTATCTTACCAACTTTTAATCCTGATGACTCGATGATTCTTCGAGCTTCGGAAAGACTTTTTCCAACAACATCAGGCACATCGATATCACCCAAAGGTTTCCCGCTGCTTAAAGTAATATTAACAACTGTTCCTCTCCCAACTTTCGAGCCATTGGGAATTGACTGTTCCATGATCGCTCCCCTCGGAACGTAATTGGAGGTATCTTCAGTCACAGTACCGAGAATTATTCCAAGTCTTGAAAGTGCAATATTCGCATCTCTTAAAGATTTCAATCTGAGGTTCGGCATCTCAAGCATTTGCTCGCCGCCGCTGACAATTAGATAAACTCTTCTGCCCTGCTTTACGGTAGTATTTGGTTCAGGTTTTTGGAGTATTACAGTTCCTGCTGGGTATTTCTGGTCGTATCGAATTCCTCCATTAACTGGCTGGAATTTAGCATTTGTTAAAACTTCTTCTGCCTGTTCATAAGTCATTCCAACTACATTATTCACACGTGCTTCAGGTTCGCCAACATACCAAGGCATCAGCAATTTATCAAATGCCACTGCAAGTATCATTACAATAAATATTGTGATGAAGAACTTTTTAATATTTCACTCCGATATAATTGAAATTCGATTCAAATATAAAGAACTGGTAATAAAGTTAAAAGTTATTGACATACTAAGATGTTATCTCCAGAAGAACTTTAAATTCTGTCACCGACCCGTCGGTGACAGCAGCAAAAAACTTAATTAATCGGGGACAGAAAAGCTTCAATCTTTTGGAAACTCAATCGCGTGTGAAAAGATGGAAGCTTTCCACAAATTCATTTAGTTATTTTGTAAATCTCTGGTTTAGCATTAATATTAAGTCAGGACAAGCAGTAATTTTAAAATCTTCTCAACCATTTTTATAACTCAATGCTGACTGTACCCAAAAACTCATCAAGCCGTTCTTTTGAGATTGAGCGAATATCCTCACACTTAATGTAACTAGGCATGTTCAATCCTCCCTCTGGGGGAAATATTTCGACATGCAAAGGAATGTTTTTCTTTTTTGAAGATATTGGAAGAACGATTACCAATTCGGCTTGACTTTTGTTAAAACCATCTGCTGATATTATTAGTGCAGGTCTTTTCCCTGATTGCTCACGTCCCTTAGTCGGATTTAGATCAATTAACCAGACATCTCCTCTTAAAGGTGTTCGCATAAGGTTAATCCTTTATTCCATCGGAGAGAGCTGTATCCCAAATCTTTCTCTCTTTTAATTCTTCGTTCCATACCGAAGTTGCTTTCAAATACTTAAAGGCAGAATCTACCTCATCCCAAAACTCTTTTTCTTTATAGCTATCTAACGATTCCTCAATAATTGTCTGAAATGAGTCTCCAGTTCGTTTTTTTATGTCTTTCAGGATTCTATATGCTTTGTTCGAGATTCTAACAGTTGTAGTCGACATTGTACACTCCAAAATTTACAAATTAAGATACAAATATGTTGGTCGGATTGTCAAGACCTGGATGATTTATCGTATTCAGTTGTATGTAAACAAAATAAACCGAATGAATTAATTTCTGTCACCGACTGGTCGGTGATAGGAGCAAAAAACTTAATTAATCGTGGACGGAAAAGATTCAATCTTTTAGAAACCCAATCTGACAGTGGAAAGGGAAACTTTTTACATTTACTTATAACTGATTTCGTTCCTTAATTTTATTTTGATTGCTAATTGATTCTAACTAAATTTGAAAAATTTTTTTTGAAAGATGTACTCACTACAAGAATTACAAAAAATCGCTAACGAACTTCGGATAGACATTATCAAAGCACTCCACGCTGCGAATTCCGGCCATCCTGGCGGCTCATTGAGTGCTATTGATATCTTGACTTATCTCTTCTTCAACGAAATCAAAAGAACAAAAGAAAA
Protein-coding sequences here:
- a CDS encoding TIGR00159 family protein; protein product: MVDLFKIDFVTITLLDVIDIVLVAYLFYLIFNNMRGTIASQIFAGLVLLLLLSFLAQAFNMKAMGFLLKLITDIWVIAFVILFQPELRRLLIGLSRNRFLRCFIRTEIQEVADEIVNSVEELSQKQHGVLIVITRTTGLRGVIETGIQIGAKVSKSLLMSIFYPRSALHDGAVVIRNNLIEAARCTLPLTAQNIIDGFQLGMRHKAAIGITEQADVIAIIVSEETGIISIAENGKLSRGLSREMLKTKLNDAFSPQAVKLMKTAFKKMEDV
- a CDS encoding ParA family protein: MGKIIAVANQKGGVGKTTTAINLSASIAVNEKKVLLVDLDPQANSTSGIGIEKDTSSVYDVLINKIEANQVIIKTQMPNLNLLPSNINLVGAEIEMIEFEDRERIFKEAITSEKNSYDYIIIDCPPSLGLLTLNGLTAADSVMIPVQCEYFALEGLGQLLNTINIVKKRLNPELEIEGVLLTMFDIRLRLSHQVASEVRNYFGDKVYKTVISRNVKLSEAPSHGRPALLYDAIAVGTQNYIDLALEFLERNKLNQN
- a CDS encoding alkaline phosphatase family protein; translated protein: MIFVMKYSKSIKYLLSICLTIFLFQPINLSAKPKLVVIIVVDQFRYDYLQTFYPFFTSNGFKKFSDEGINFTNCKFDFIGTVTCVGHATISTGANPRVHGIIGNAWFDGKYFPCIDYYENEESWKLTPQSLMLTTIGDELKRKFPASRVFAISGKDRASIMMGGMLSDGTYWIDYTNGKFRTSDFYKRDLPKWLVDFHNSSPFDKFFKKTWERSIHAEHYLFDDDSEFEASPTGIGNTFPRILGGGNPDSITSNFYSSMALTPHSGGVILDLAEKCIEHELLGRDDEPDLLWIGLSNIDAIGHAFGPESQEIQDSFIKTDSLLAKFMIKIENQLGIENVLFILTGDHGVAPVPEKIKNSIDAGRFSSRAFVDSMNKHLRTKFGQLKNDEKFVEISLEPNLYLNVDAILSSDLNLSLIINELKSYSKTYHEIEYFFGENDLSELSSEVREKFENNFIPGKSGQIMFSLKPFYIFKSDGVGTTHGSYHDYDTHVPFALYGSNLKPKTLGLKCSPADIAPTLAEILGFNLPGFRCGKSLIDLIK
- a CDS encoding metal-dependent hydrolase, which gives rise to MKLTYFAHSAFLVEFENFKILLDPFITGNPLATVEAKNLNADYIILTHGHGDHFGDTIDIARRCKSTVIAVNELANYANSKGVTAHNMHIGGVYNFPFGKVKFTIAHHGSSSPEGDYMGEPAGILLTLNGKTIYHAGDTGLFMDMKLIGETNKIDIALLPIGGNFTMDVEDAIKATEFLNAKLTIPIHYNTFPVIQADPDSFVKKLKAIGLEAKRLNFGETIEI
- the nagA gene encoding N-acetylglucosamine-6-phosphate deacetylase; amino-acid sequence: MKLAFVGAKIITPFRCINPGTIIIDGKKIFELGKIEDVDVSADCVVYDASGMIITPGFVDLLCHGGGGKGFADDDDPNALSHVSKFHFEHGTTTLLAGLYSKPYSLLIKDMRRIAHYIENSDSTNLYGIHMEGPYINPKLKGAMNEEYIWKPELESWLNLRDSSRGYIKIMTIAPELPGCLPIMRHAAQDRIVLSIGHSEADYDEIETAIDNGASHVTHIFNAMRPMHHRQPGVVTASFLRDELKIELIADGIHVHPVVMKLIYKLKGTRGINLITDAISASGMPDGEYEFADQKVFVKNKKAYLEDGTLAGSTLTMEEAVKNMVELVGIPPTDAVRMASLNGAKVLGLQRSKGILAAGMDSDLVLMNSQYEVLVTLREGLVKFSKLTGLEVD
- a CDS encoding PASTA domain-containing protein; translated protein: MILAVAFDKLLMPWYVGEPEARVNNVVGMTYEQAEEVLTNAKFQPVNGGIRYDQKYPAGTVILQKPEPNTTVKQGRRVYLIVSGGEQMLEMPNLRLKSLRDANIALSRLGIILGTVTEDTSNYVPRGAIMEQSIPNGSKVGRGTVVNITLSSGKPLGDIDVPDVVGKSLSEARRIIESSGLKVGKISYQVSIDLLPNTVVLQFPRSGEKIKEQSVVDIFVVREKVSEQTIRDF
- the folP gene encoding dihydropteroate synthase, with protein sequence MNVHISSVRNIDVLRKLIDVKKVNGKNFFFPTFGLSIKIGTDSKLIERFESLKFFFPVITEEMESDLRIIILGDLNSFYILAQELRSKEEFILAEEINNLLKNYKESYKHSYQIGKKIFSGDECYLMGVLNLTSDSFFDGGKYNRPETALRRIHEMIAVGVDIIDIGAESTRPGSEPVSAQDELSRILPVLKEIQKDEVTVSIDTYKSQVAEVCLNNGAHMINDISGLKFNPELGEIVARFNAGIILMHIKGTPKTMQVNPHYVNVIEEINFELKSSLELAKNKGISKIFIDPGIGFGKRLKDNYEILNRLDEFRFLGYPVAIGLSRKSFIGKVLNQTPPESLIGTTAANASAQLSGANIIRVHDVKEMNEVKKIINFIKSPDSLNG
- a CDS encoding ribulose-phosphate 3-epimerase; amino-acid sequence: MYFLAPSILSADFTDLKNQIRLVEMGKADWIHCDVMDGRFVPNITFGPLIVEAVNRLTHLPLDVHLMIVKPDHYLEKFAEAGADYLSVHQEVCLYLDQTLKKIKELNVKAGVTLNPATPVNTLEHILGEIDLLLLMSVNPGFGGQKFIDHVLRKIEEVRKIKEKNNYNFLIEVDGGIGIDNIKNCLNAGAEVIVAGAAIFRGENPTARTLELKNVLNDYKMRKNNIK